The sequence TCCAATCGCGTCCCCAGCCCTGGCTGGTCGTCGTTTTTGCCATTTCGAATATCTCCATCGCGGTTGACACGGCACCCCATTCAGCTACACTAGACCGCTATATCCGAACTTGCATAACGGGCCGATCTCATGGGGTTTCGACGCGCATCCCTCGGCTTCACCCTGGTGGAACTGCTCGTTGTCATCGCGATTATTGGCATTTTAATCGGGCTGTTGCTAGTGGCCGTGCAGGCCTCCCGTAAAAGCGCCCGCCTGATAACGTGCCAATCGAACATGCGGCAGTGGAGTTTGGCAATGCTGAATTACGCTCAGGCCCACCAGGGTTACTTACCCCGCCGGGGTCAGGGCGTGCAAATCACCACAAGTTTTTATCGACCAGATGATTGGTTCAATGCCCTGCCTCCGTTCATGGAAAACCTGTCTTTCATGACGCTGTTAGGCGATAACCTGACGCCGCAACCCGGCGATACAAGCGTGTGGATGTGTCCCGAAATGGCGGAAAAAGTAATTCCCCCTACTAATCCACCCAGCGATCCAACAGCCGATCCCAACAAAATGTACTTTTCGTATGGAATGAATATGTGGCTGTCGACGCAGCAATCGATCAAGCCCGACCATATCGACAAGGTTGGCCCCCGCACGACCATGGTCTTCCTATCCGAGGGCAATGGCGTGCATTGTTCGTTGCTTCCTGCGGCGCCCACACTCATCGCGGGCATTTACCTTAACTTCAGTACGATTGCCCGCCACGCCGACATGGTAAACATCGCCTTCTTGGACGGACACGTTGCGCCATTCCGCAGCGATTATGTCGGTTGCGGCGTAGGAATCCCCGACCGGCCCGACATCCGCTGGATTGTGCCCGACAGCTCTTGGGCCGGACCTTAATCAACAATCAGCAATTCACGAACAGCATTTCCTGAGCATCAACTCACGAGGATCAACAACGATGTGTAAATTATCTGGAATGAAATTGATTTTAGCTGTTTGCAGCGTCCTAGCCGTAGGTTTTGTTTGCGCCAGCCCCGTGCTGGGTAATCCCGTCCTCGGACAAAATGATGATTTTCAAAGCGGCGCGGGAAATTGGCAGGGCGGCGGTCAAGCGACACATTCCGACGCTTCGAAAGTAATTTCCACTGGCGGACCGGCAGGCACGGGCGATCAATATCTACAAATCGATTCGAGTATCGGTATGGACGACACCCAGGCTGCCCCGCGCTTACTGGCCATCAGTACCCTTCCCGCCACAGAATGGACCGGCGACTATTTTGATGCCGGCGTCACTTCTGTAAGCATGTGGCTACTGAATCCCAATCCATCGACAACCCTGGATATGCGGATTGCGTTCCGCGATGGCACGACCAACGCATCGCCAGCTTGGGTAACCACCAATCCAGTTGTTTTACAACCGACTAGCGGTTGGCAATTTGAAGTTTTTCCAATCGATCAGGCTGATATGACGCCCGTCGGCTCTCCCCAGGGAACATTTGCCGCCTTCATGAGCGCGGTTCAAGAATTTCGCATTGTTGATTCTGCTACAGCCACTTATGTGGGGGACCAATTCGGCTCCCAAACTTACTTCGGCGTCGATGACATCATGGCTGTGCCGGAACCGTCTACATTCGTATTAGCCGGCCTTGGCTTAACGGCGCTAATTGCCGCCCGTCGTCGCCGGCGTTTTGTACCAATCGCCTGAATTCCATTCTTCTGGACAGATAGATCGTAATCGGTCTTGTTTCGCCGACCATCGTGGCGCAACGGTGGTCGGCGAGCTTCTTTTGCGGGGGGACAATGTGTGTCGATGGAAGTGATCGCACCTGCATCGCTGCTAACCGTGTGGATTGGTGATTGTTGTTCGGCTTGTCATTGGTCATTGGTTATTGTCGCGGTTGGGCTGCGCTGTTGATATTCATCAACGGGGATCGCGAATTGGTGGGCGAATTGCGACGCTCCGCTAGCGCGTCGCGGCTAAACTCTCGTCACTCGCCCCTTTCTTCTCCGCAACTTTGACGTGCCGGCAAACCTGACCTACGGTTTCTATTGTCGGGCGCACGTTCTTTTCAAATCGCCCCTCTTGTCTTTCAGCATTCGTTTCGTCTGCCGCTTGACTACTTCCTGGCTCGATCACGGCTTCCTGGCTCCGTCACGGTGTGCCAACTGACGTTGGTGTGTCCGTGCCGAGAACATATATTCTGCGAATCCGGCATGAT comes from Pirellulales bacterium and encodes:
- a CDS encoding DUF1559 domain-containing protein, giving the protein MGFRRASLGFTLVELLVVIAIIGILIGLLLVAVQASRKSARLITCQSNMRQWSLAMLNYAQAHQGYLPRRGQGVQITTSFYRPDDWFNALPPFMENLSFMTLLGDNLTPQPGDTSVWMCPEMAEKVIPPTNPPSDPTADPNKMYFSYGMNMWLSTQQSIKPDHIDKVGPRTTMVFLSEGNGVHCSLLPAAPTLIAGIYLNFSTIARHADMVNIAFLDGHVAPFRSDYVGCGVGIPDRPDIRWIVPDSSWAGP
- a CDS encoding PEP-CTERM sorting domain-containing protein translates to MCKLSGMKLILAVCSVLAVGFVCASPVLGNPVLGQNDDFQSGAGNWQGGGQATHSDASKVISTGGPAGTGDQYLQIDSSIGMDDTQAAPRLLAISTLPATEWTGDYFDAGVTSVSMWLLNPNPSTTLDMRIAFRDGTTNASPAWVTTNPVVLQPTSGWQFEVFPIDQADMTPVGSPQGTFAAFMSAVQEFRIVDSATATYVGDQFGSQTYFGVDDIMAVPEPSTFVLAGLGLTALIAARRRRRFVPIA